GGGGCGGACAGGGCCTTAGCAAAAGCTGGGTGATCCCAGCTGGCCCTCCCCCAAGTGGAATGGTCTCCTTGTGCAAGGGGCACTCGTGTGTGCGCAGTAATGCCTGGGCAACCATGAACTTGCAAGCGCTGGGGTGTACAAGAAGGCGAGCATGCAAATGGGAAGAGGTGAGTGTGCAAATGTGGGAAAGAGAATATCACGCACACAGCAGCGGGTAAGTACGGAAGCTGGAGTGGGTGAGTGGGCAAATGTGAGAAGCATGCAAAGCGTGTTAGTGCAAGTGGGAATGGATGAGCGTGCAAATATGGCACAATGAGTGTGCAAAGAGGAGAGGGCCAGCGTGCAAATGGATGAGTGTGTAAATACGACTCATTTAGTGTGCAAGGGAGCCGGTTAGTGTGCAAGTGGATGTGTGTAAACGTGACACATGAAGTGTGCAAAGAAGAGCCGGTTAGCACGCATATGGATGAGTGTGTAAATATGACATGTTGAGTGTGTGAAGAGAAGCCTGTTAGCGTGCAAATGGATGAGGGTGTAAATATGACATGTTTAGTGTGCAAAGGAGCGGGTTAGTGTGCAAACGGACGAGTGTGTAAATGTGACACTTGGAGTGTGCAAAGAGGAACCAGCTAGCATGCAAATTGATGAGTGTGTAAATATGACATGTTGAATGTGCAAAGAGAAGCCTGTTAGCGTGCAAATGTGAAAGGATAAGTGTAGTAAGAGGAGCCCATTAGTATGGGCATGAGTGAGTGTGCAGTTGTGGCAATTTGAGGAAAGTGGAGTCTGTTAGCATGTGAATGTGAATGGGTGAGTGTGAAATGCAACATGTTGAGTGTGCAAAGAGGAGCCTATTAGAATGCAAATGTGAATGGGTGAGTGTGCGGACACAGCAAAGTGAGCATGTAAACAGGAGTGGGTGAGGCACGGGTGTGCAACAACATGGAACCAGATTTTGCAGAATGTGTAGGCGTGCAAGAATGAGAGGGGCCGGGTGCAGAAAACCAACCTTGCAGAAGTGTCCCGGTGAACAAGTGTGCAAAATGACAAAGCAAGTGTGCCCGGAAGCATAAGTGAAAGACAAGTGTGCAAAACACGTGCTATGGCTGAAACAAGAGTGCAAGCAAGACTTGGCATGTGCAAAAGTGAGTGTGAAAACAAGCAAGCCACTGGTTGCGCCTGCGAGTGCGAACAAAACTCGGCATGCAAGCCCCACAGTGGGAGCGCACACGTGGGAAGAGCGAAAAGCAAGTGTGCAAACCCAAAGGGGCGCGTGTGAATGTACAAGCAGCGAGGAGAAGTGTGCGTATTTAGGCCCACTCCAGTCAGGTCTCAGCATGTGCCGCAGAGGGGCCGGTATCCAAACCAGAGCTCAGCAGAACAGGCCAGGAACCGGCCAGACCAGCTCGGCAGGGGCATCGCAGTGTCTCAAGTGTTTTCCAAGTCTTCCAGGAAATGCCCCGGCAAGCCTGACATCGGTGCCAGGCGAGTGTCACAACACCCAGCGAGCGTGGGCAGGCTCTCCGCCGTGCCATTACACCGCTGCGGCCCAGCAAGAGTCAGATGGTTGTGGATGGGGGGGCCAGCCACGGCTTGGACAATCCATCAACAGCGCACATAGGCATGCTATGGGCGAGTGTGCAAATGCATGAAGATAAGTGTGCAAACAGGCTTATGAGAACACGCAAAGTTGGAACAGCACACCTGTGGGAAGAAGTGTGTGCAAAAGTGTCTGGGCTCAAGCAGAAGGGAGCAAGTTTGTGTGTGCAAACATGGTGAGTTAAGCGTGAAAATAAATAAGTGCACATCTGAATGCTTGTGCAAAGAGAAGCGAATGCGTGGATGTGAACATGGGAGTATTCAGACAGGAAAGAGCATGCAGAGGTGGAGGCTGTAGTGTGCTAACAGGGTGAAGCACATGTGCAAAGGAATGCACAGAAGTGAGCGTGCACGCATGGCAAGGCGAGTGTGCAAAAGCAAGCCACATGTACAGAAGTGTGCAAAATGCATGTCTATGCCAGTGAGCATGCAAATGGATAAGTGAGCATGCTGGCATGGCTGGGCGAGTATGCAAATCAACTGCAAGCAAAATCTGTGCAAATACCTGTGTGCAAACGTAGCACAAAAGACACAGCCACGACTGCTAACAAGGACAAATGAGTGTGCAAACAGGAACGAGAGGGAAGAGTGAGAGTTCTCGAGTTAGCACGTGGAAGTGCAAGGATTAACGTGCCCCCTGAATGGGTGCGCTGCGAGTGCAGAGTTGCACGGAAGAGCTGCGTAAGTGACAGCCGTGCAAATCGAGGGTGCAAAGGAATGGAGGCGAGAACAAGCCTTTCCCATGGAGAAGGGAGTGTGCAAAGATGGTGTGTCTCAAAGCAAGTGCAACCGAGCACATGGGTGTGATTACGTGCAAAAGCCGGTGTGCACGACACGGGGGGAAATGTGCCAGAGCGAGTGTGCAAACGCAGAAGGCGTCAACCCAAACATGCAGCAGTGAACGCGGACGTGCAGCCCGGGGCACGAGGGTGAGGCAACCCCTGCAGCAACTGCTGCCTGCCAGAGCCGGTGTGCAAGTGCAACAGAGGGGGGACGGACTGGTGTGCATGGTGAGTGTGCAAAGATTCACGACTGAGCACGCACGGGGAGGTGCCAGTGCAAGAGGGCCGGGCGACGGGGGCCTCCCCCCAGCGCTGCCCTGCCCTCGTGCCCAGCGCGTACCCTCGGGGTGCTTGTAGAGGTCGGTGACGTCGTGGCGCTCGTGCGAGCCCACGGCCTTGGTGCTAATCAGGTGCCCGATGGCCCTTTCCTCCACGTAGACAATCTTGAAGCTGCCGTCGGCCTGGCGCTGCCAGTACACCTTGTCGCTGTTcacctgggggcggggcctgggtcAGCGCCCCGACGCAGAGCCCCAcaaaccccgccccccatggcgagaccccgccccctcccgccaTCAGAGACCACGCCCCCACCATGAGAGGGGCCCCCCCCACCATCCTAGACAGACTGGCCCCTTCCCAAGCCCCGCCTCCTCATGTAGCGATCCTGCCCTCACagacaggccccgccccttcccgccATCAGAGACCACGCCCCCACGAGATCCCGCCCCTCATGCCACCATAGACGGACCCGCCCCTCTGCACACTCCGCCCCCTCGTGTAGAGGCCCCGCCCCCCGTACCTCAGCGAAGATGAAGGGTGCGTCATATTTGAGGTACACCTGCCCGTTCTTGATGGCCTCCACCGAGCAGGGCCCACAGCAGAAGAtccctggggaggagggcaaagCGGGGGCACAGTCAGACTCCCAGAGCCCCCCAAAGcctgggcccccccccacacagcagggcgtcccccccacacacacagcagggcgtctctccctcacccacacacacacacacacacacacacacacaccaaggcGTCTCtccgtcacacacacacacacacacacacacacacagcagggggtccccccccacacagcagGGCGTCTCTCCCTCACGCAcacagcagggcatccgcccccacacacagcagggcgtctccctccccccacacagcagggcgtccccccccacacacagcagggcatcccccccccacagcagggcatctctcccacacacacagcagggcgtcccccctcacacacagcagggcgtctctcccacacacacagcagggcgtcccccctcacacacagcagggcgtcccccctcacacacagcagggtgtctctcccacacacacagcagggcgtcccccctcacacacagcagGGCATCCCCCCTCACACACAACAGGGtgtctctcccacacacacacaaagcagggtgccccccccacacagcagggcgtctcccccccacacacagcagggtgtctctcccacacacacacaaagcagggtGATCCCCCACACAGCagggcgccccccccccagcccagggccaccTCTGCCCCGTCCCGCCCCCCGACTCACCGCTGCTGGTCTCCTGGGGGGTGGCGTCCACCACCTGCCACCCGTCGTAGCCAGCGGGCAGGTCGGGTCGGGTCATCCAGCAGTCGTTCCACACGTGGAAATTCctatgggggagcaggggtggttaCATGAGAGCCCCCagcgcccctctgccccccccagcgccccctgctggagtgACTGGGGTCTGACCCACCCCcgcgcccctctgcccccccagcgccccctgctggagtgACTGGGGTCTGACCCACccctgtgcccctctgcccccccagcgctCCCTGCTGGAGTGACTGGGGTCTGACCCACCCCcgcgcccctctgcccccccagcgccccctgctggagtgACTGGGGTCCgcgctgtccccccgccccccaaggcaGGGCTGACTGAGCCGCGCCCCGTCCCTCACCACACGGAGTCGGCGTTGAGCTTCTCCAGTGGCTTCATGTTCTCGTCGAAGTAGATATCCAGGGTCAGGCTGACGTCCGTGTCGTGCGCCGAGTTGTAGTTGGTGATGGTGCGGGTGGCGATCCCGAAGCACCgcagcactggggggtggggagcagaacaaggggtcagggactgcagggggtggggggctcggcCCTCCGACCTCTGCCCCCGACTCTCCCATCtggtccctgccccctgggccTTCAGCCCCGCTCCGCCGGTGCTTTCTTCTGCCGGCGCTCGCCGGGCTGGGACGCGCGGCCCGTCCCCgcttgctctgccactggcccgCTCGGGCGGTCAGTCGTCCGTGTGCTGGGACCCTCACGCAGCCCCTTCAGCTGGGCGGCCACTCGCGACACCACTGtggttccttccttcctttcttcactTCTCGGTGCATTCACTCGTTCGTTCAGTCATTCACCTGTTTGTGCCTTCACTCTGGGTATTTGCACGGTCATTCATTTGTTTGTGCATTCACTCGGTGCATTTGCATGGTCATTCATTCATTCCTTCACTTGTTTGTGCATTCACTTGGTGCATTTGCACATTCATTCATTCGTTCCTTCATTTGTTCACTTGTTTGTGCATTGACTCTGTGTATTTGCACGTTCATTCATTCGTTTGTGCATTCACTTGGTGCATTTGCACGGTCATTCAGTCATTCATTTGTTCACTTGTTTGTGCATTCACTGTGTATTTGCACGTTCATTCATTCGTTTGTGCATTCACTTGGTGCATTTGCACGGACATTCAGTCATTCATTTGTTCACTTGTTTGTGCATTCACTCGGTGTATTTGCacgttcattcattcattcattcacttgTTTGTGCATTCACACTGTATTTGcacattcattcattcacttcTTTGTGCTTTCACTTGGTGCATTTGCACGTTCattcctcctcaggcagcggcggctccactgtcttggccacgtccacaggatgaacgatggaaggattccaaaagacttcctgtatggtgagctaacctctggcaacagacctcccggacgcccccagctgcgctacaaagatgtctgcaagagagacctcagagaggtagacatggagctggacaactgggaagaactagcagacgaccgcggcagatggaggcaggggttacacaagggccttcagaagggcgagttgaagatcagacagctagcagaggagaagcgagcgcacagaaagcacaataaggacttgccagacacccactacatctgcaagagatgcagcaaggactgtcactctcgtgtgggtcttcatagtcacagtagacgctgtaaatgaagtcctcagttgaaactataaagggcgcgatccatagtctgtgcaggcTGAAGGaggcctactactactagtacaACATTCATTCATTCAGTTGTTTGTGCATTCACACTGGGTATTTGCACGTTCATTCATTGGtccattcattcatttattcattCATCTGTTTGTTCCTaccttcattcattcattctctcGGTGCATTTGCACGGTCATTCATTCATCAGTTGTTTGTGCATTCACACTGTGTTTGCACGTTCATTCATTGATTCATTCATCTGTTTGTTCCCACCTTCATTCATTCGTTCATTGATTCACTTGTTTGTTCATTCACTCGGTGCATTTGCacagtcattcattcattctcCCGCTCATTCAATCACACGTTCGTTCATTCATTTGTTGGCGCAAGGCGCATTCAGTCAGTCATTCTTTGGCCCATTTGCTCATTCATTCCTTTCTGCAGTTCATTTAGTTCGTGGGCACATTTATGCGTTAATTAATGAATTCGTTTTTTGTTCATTCAGCTGTTCGTTCATTTATTCGTTTGCTCATTCCCTCGTTCGTTCGTTCGTTCATTCCCTCATTCGTTCGCTCATTCCCTCGTTCATTCGTTCAGTCATTCGCTGGCACATTCTCACGCTCGGGCCTTCACTCATTCGTGCTTTCGTTTGTTCATTCAACTCACTCATCCCTGAGTTCATTCAGTTTTTCCCTCCTTCCCTTATTCCTTCCCtcccttcttccttccttccctccttccttggcTGGTTCCGTCTGTCAGCTGTTCGTTCCTTCTTTCTTTGGTTCCTTCGGTCGTTCATCAGCTCTTTCCTTCGTACGTTAATTAATCTCATTCACTCCCTCCTTTATTCACTGATTCAGTCCTTTCATTCAGCCCTTCATGGGTTCATTTCTGAGTTTGTTTCTTCGCTAATTTGTTTATTCGTTACTTAATTacgctccttccttcctttttccctTCCTTCATTTGCTTGTTCCGGCCTCCCCATCTGTTTTCCCCgcccctctggccctgccccttgcttTCGTCCACCCCCCAGTGGCACCCCTCCAGGGGCACAGCTGAGGGGACCCACCCCCCATCTTCACCCCCtatccctccacccaccccctggTCCCATCCACTGACCCTcagcctccaccccctgcctcacagctCTGTCCCTTGGTCCCACCCACGCCCCACCCCATTCAATGGGCCCTCCCGTCGGCCCCGCCCACCTCCCGTCGGCCCCGCCCACTAATCcattctctcccccagcccagcccagcctggccccctcaccGGTGGTGACGACGCCGGCGAAGACCCAGCACTGGCCGTAGAGGACGGGGTACCCGGTGCGGTGGTACTGCCGCAGGATATCCACGCTGCCCACCCAGGCCGAGGGGTTGGTGCCCCGCGAGTAGTCGCCCGTCCACTTCCCCACCAGCACCCCGTTGTCGTCCAGGGAGTTCACCTGCCccacggcgggggaggggggagagagcgGTGAGCGATGGGGGGCACAGACGGgcgggggatggggacagggacccccaccgctgcaccccccccccactcaccatgGCGGAAACCACGCGGGAGACGTTGATGGGGTCCCCGCGGCCCGCGTGCGGCATCCCCCGCCGATCCAGGATGTAGAGGCAGGCGTCCAGCACCCCACGGTCAAActggggggcagagatggggggcAGTCACCAGGGGGtcccctggcccaggccccctcctccaccccatccagggccccgccccctcctgccccagggccccgcccctcctgcccctggccgAGGCCCCCTCCTGGCctaggtccccaccccctcctgccccagggccccgccccctcctgggCCAAGGTCAGTCACCAGTGGGTCCCCGGCCcaggccccctcctccacctcaaccagggcccagccccctcctgggccagGGCCCCGCCCACCTGCCCATAGTTCCAGGTGCGCTCCCCGATCTGGCTCTCGGTGCCGTAGTAGATGGGCCCGCTCTCATTCAGCACGTACTCCTCCAGCCACTCGTCCCGCGGCAGGTACACCGCGTcctctgggggcggggcagagcgggttagccccgcccccggccctgaGCCCCGGCCCTGACCTCCCCGTCCCGCCCTCCCCCTtgggccccgccccctgccacacccactgccccacggccCTGCCTTGTTCTCtactcccctgccccatgctgcgagcttcccccagcagtgccccacgcCAGCCCCTGCCTCGTCCTCCGCTCCCCCGCCccgcgctgcgagcttcccccagcagtgccccacgcCAGCCCCTGCCTCGTCCTCCGCTCCCCCGCCccgcgctgcgagcttcccccagcagtgccccacgcCAGCCCCTGCCTCGTCCTCCGCTCCCCCGCCccgcgctgcgagcttcccccagcagtgccccacgcCAGCCCCTGCCTCGTCCTCCGCTCCCCCGCCccgcgctgcgagcttcccccagcagtgccccacgccagcccctgcctcatcctccgctcccccgccccgcgctgcgagcttcccccagcagtgccccacgcCAGCCCCTGCCTCGTCCTCCGCTCCCCCGCCccgcgctgcgagcttcccccagcagtgccccacgcCAGCCCCTGCCTCGTCCTCCGCTCCCCCGCCccgcgctgcgagcttcccccagcagtgccccacgcCAGCCCCTGCCTCGTCCTCCGCTCCCCCGCCccgcgctgcgagcttcccccagcagtgccccacgcCAGCCCCTGCCTCGTCCTCCGCTCCCCCGCCccgcgctgcgagcttcccccagcagtgccccacgcCAGCCCCTGCCTCGTCCTCCGCTCCCCCGCCccgcgctgcgagcttcccccagcagtgccctgcactcaccgCGGCACCAGGGGTTGAAGAGGATGTAGATCTCGTTGCGGGGGTCGAAGGGCATCTGGTACTCGCCTCCCTTGCTCCGCGTCTTCACGCTGAAGCGGTACTTCCCGATGACGGCTGTGGGGGCCGAGGTGACCCGCAGCAACAGGGTGTCCGACCCAGCTCGCAGCACCTCTGCCGACCAGCCCAGCCCCGGCAGCGGGGCACCCACCGGCACCAGGATGTGGGTGGCCTTGGACACCTGTGGCGTGGGGCCTGGGCGGGGGGGACAGGGAGTGAGTTGCCTGTGgggtgccccccagccctggcccccaacattccccctccagcagcccccccagccctgcccccgagcctccccacctctgcccatcTATTTCACTGACCCCAGACCAGGCATCCCAtgtgccccctccctgggcccagcccctgcttgggggcactgctgggtgaAGCTCACAGCCCTGGCGTGTCCCtgcctgggggcactgctgggggaagctcacagccctggcgtgtccctgcctgggggaagctcacagccctggCGTGTCCCtgcctgggggcactgctgggagaaGCTCACAGCCCTGGTGTGTCCCagcctgggggcactgctggagggaagTTCACAGCCCTGGCGTGTCCCtgcctgggggcactgctgggggaagctcacagccccagcctgtccctgcctgtgggcactgctggagggaagctcacagccccagcctgtcGCTGCCTGTGGgtactgctgggggaagctcacagccctggtgtgtccctgcctgggggcactgctgggggaagctcacagccctggCGTGTCCCtgcctgggggcactgctgggagaagctcacagccctggtgtgtccctgcctgcaggcactgctgggggaagctcgcagccctggtgtgtccctgcctgggggcactgctggagggaagctcacagccccagcctgtccctgcctgggggcactgctgggagaaGCTCACAGCCCTGGTGTGTCCCtacctgggggcactgctggagggaagctcgcagccccagCAGGACCTGCTGACTCAGCTCCGTGATctcagctccagcagcaggcctgggcaagATGGCCCCTCCCAAACCTGTTTGGCCCAAGTGTGGGGGAGCCAGGGTGGGGTGACCAAGGCGTGGTCACCCTGCTTCCCTTCCACACCCTATTGCCACCCACAGcctctctcccaggcagctggccactgccattCTGCGAGctccctccagcagtgccctcagccggctgggggagagggggtctgcagggctgtgagcttcccccagcagtgccgtCAGCCAGGGGGAGGAGATGggctctccagggctgtgagcttcccccagcggTGCCCTCAgccggggggaggagaggggctctccagggctgtgagcttcccccagcagtgccgtcagccagggggaggagaggggctctccagggctgtgagcttcccccagcggTGCCCTcagccagggggaggaggggggtctccagggctgtgagcttcccccagcggTGCCCTCAgccggggggaggagaggggctctccagggctgtgagcttcccTCAGCAGTgccctcagctggggggaggagaggggctctccagggctgtgagcttcccccagcagtgccccccagACAGTCAGTGGCTGTGAGGCCTCCTTCCCCAATGGCCTCCGGGTCTGGCCAAgccagggggagggaggcggAACTGCAGCCACCCATCTGGGGAGCCATGGAAGCAGACAGGTGTGGGGTCGGGAAGGTGGGTAATTCCAGTGCCAGCGGCCAAGGGGACGCTCTGCCCCTCGGAGCCCGCCCCACCGCCAGTGCCAGGTAAAGAGACTCAGGACCCAGGCAAGGCATCCCACCCTTGTCGCCAACTAAACCAGGAGTTCCCTCCCCCCGGGAATTCACCTCGCCcggcctccccagtgccccccggggggagctgcccaggagggctggggggcgaGGAAGAGGTGGTGGGTGGATGAGAAAAATCGAGTGGTTTTCTTGTCACCCGACACGCCGCCGACCTGGGGAACTCCCTGCCGGGTGGACAATTGGTGGCAAACGCGGGCAAGCCGGCTCGCTTGGTCCCCGTGTGGCTCACCCGGCATCGGCTGCTCTTGGCTCAGCCGGCCGGGGATTAACGCCAGATTCCTCTGCAGCCCCCGGGGTCCAGCAGACCCCATGTTCACCTCccgggccccagccctgccgcctcTTTCTCGCCcttttccagtcccaaaggaacTTTGTCGAAACCAGGCGACTGGATCGCAGGGCAGGGGCCCAGTGGCAGGGGGGCTCCTGTGGGCCCCCcaggaggagtggggggcactgccagcagctggggggctgcagagcGGGGCCAGCGGGGAATGggggtgtgatggagtcgggggagtgcatgtgtgagtcaggctgggtgtctgaggcaagcagcagctcccagtggctaaggatgaccctggggctacaactggcaggtaacacctctgccctgaacaaagagcagggaggagccaagctgggattgaatcgggggcagcagttaggaagctggggaaagaggagctggaaggcagccagcctgaggagggggaagctacaccccagaggggcacccctcggggtcttctccccaggacgggttggagggactgtctctggctgctgtactgttgcttctgtgagaaactgggcatttgttgcctaataaacctcctgctgtacctgctgagtgagagtcactcctgccagcggccagggtgcagtgcagggggacccctgaaacCCATgacagggggcagcctggggggcagtggggggcccagACAATGACGGAGGGGGCCGGCGGGCTGTGGGGGGCCCCGGGCGCCCCCTTCTCACCGATGAGCAGCTCCAGGCAGAGGCGGTGCTCCTCGGGGTCGTAGGGCcgctgcaggtgcaggtggaCATCGAAGGGTTGCCCCCGGCGCACGATCAGCTCATTGTATTCGAACTCGTCCGTGTGGTGCTCCCGGCGCGTCTTCCCCGAGCGCTGCCCCTGCAGGTCTATGCTGCTGACCACCAGCATCCCCTCTGcaggcacagggagggctcagctggggggcgaggggcaggggccagagggGGGCCCCCTGGGCCCAAAAATGGGGCACcacagtggggggggcagggccgtgggggAATCCCAAGAGCTGGGaagggggaaccccagtgggggaggggttagcGGGGGACCCAACCCCCCTTGGCTGGAAGAGGGAACCCCTgaaggggaccccaggggcagtgggggacaccaagagctgggaagggggaaccccagtgggggaGGAGTTAGCGGGGGACCCACCCCCCCCTTGGCTGGAAAAAGGGaaccccagtgggggaggggttagtGGGGGACCCGACCCCCCTTGGCTGGAAGAGATAACCCCCAaaggggaccccaggggcagtgggggacacCGAGCGCTGGGAAGGGGGAACCCCAGGGGGGGAGGGGTCAGCGGAGGACCCACTCCCCTTGGCTGGAAAAGGGA
The window above is part of the Carettochelys insculpta isolate YL-2023 chromosome 32, ASM3395843v1, whole genome shotgun sequence genome. Proteins encoded here:
- the TGM1 gene encoding protein-glutamine gamma-glutamyltransferase K, whose amino-acid sequence is MPEADLRTDVGRWASASYRARQPGPPGPPPQRKKRSFFSKFCQCCQCCRSCSRFNRRDDSDWGPAPGEEPGARRAQPVVREGMLVVSSIDLQGQRSGKTRREHHTDEFEYNELIVRRGQPFDVHLHLQRPYDPEEHRLCLELLIGPTPQVSKATHILVPVGAPLPGLGWSAEVLRAGSDTLLLRVTSAPTAVIGKYRFSVKTRSKGGEYQMPFDPRNEIYILFNPWCREDAVYLPRDEWLEEYVLNESGPIYYGTESQIGERTWNYGQFDRGVLDACLYILDRRGMPHAGRGDPINVSRVVSAMVNSLDDNGVLVGKWTGDYSRGTNPSAWVGSVDILRQYHRTGYPVLYGQCWVFAGVVTTVLRCFGIATRTITNYNSAHDTDVSLTLDIYFDENMKPLEKLNADSVWNFHVWNDCWMTRPDLPAGYDGWQVVDATPQETSSGIFCCGPCSVEAIKNGQVYLKYDAPFIFAEVNSDKVYWQRQADGSFKIVYVEERAIGHLISTKAVGSHERHDVTDLYKHPEGSDAERKAVETAARHGTKAHIYKNKEWGEDVSVSVEASEAIMGQDVSIQVSLSNRASSSRSVALKLHLAPMFYTGVTGSIFKQDSKQVEIPPGGAQSVRMVVSYPEYQPHLVDQASLLLSVSGKVAQTGQVLAKQHSFRLRTPDLTLTVMGPAVVGQETQVQVVFKNPLPQTLTGAVFHMEGSGLSCPKPTKIGTIGGHQTISFRQAITPLRAGPRQLVASIDSAQLSQVHGTVTVNVAPAGGGDRAPAPAPAREDPARSSPAPAAARSSPAPAPAPAPARSSPAPAAARSSPAPARSSPAPAAARSSPDPARSSPAPAAARSSPAPARSSPAPAHRSPARQPDTRTPEPGRVGYPV